The Fortiea contorta PCC 7126 genome has a segment encoding these proteins:
- a CDS encoding helicase HerA domain-containing protein, translated as MSNLLEYPALIFGGMGSGKSWTTREIIKLKVAAGQKVTVLDPHGSPVEWKGVELITDHEDIAKYLDKYIKELNRRYEEYRNSGLSEDEFTQKLIKEGRNMSVV; from the coding sequence ATGAGTAATCTACTGGAATACCCTGCTTTAATATTTGGCGGGATGGGTTCTGGTAAATCTTGGACTACTAGAGAGATTATTAAACTTAAAGTAGCGGCGGGGCAGAAGGTCACAGTATTAGACCCACACGGTAGCCCTGTCGAATGGAAGGGAGTTGAGTTAATAACAGACCATGAGGATATCGCTAAGTATCTAGACAAGTACATTAAAGAATTAAATAGGCGTTATGAGGAATATAGAAACTCTGGTTTATCTGAAGATGAGTTTACCCAAAAGTTAATAAAAGAAGGGCGTAACATGTCGGTGGTATGA